The following proteins come from a genomic window of Gimesia chilikensis:
- a CDS encoding PQQ-binding-like beta-propeller repeat protein: MTRSISCVPLLICLTVCLYSVSVLQAGDWPMWRYDAGHTASSPDALPDQLTPVWTRKFSPRKQVWDDPLNNDLMTYDKVFEPVVSGRRMFVGFNDADKLVALDTRTGETLWTFFTDGPVRFSPVATEDRVYLVSDDGHLYCLNSSDGTLIWKFRGAPAAQKTLGNQRVISAWPARGGPVLYDDQIYFAASIWPFMGTFIYALDAETGTVTWVNDSTSASYIKQPHSAPSFAGVAPQGTLVATEELLLVPGGRSVPAALDRKTGELKYFHLGGKGNGGSFVISGEKEFFVHTRYRGVRAYNLETGLPNLYVHNEPVLHDEQIYSASVKDKQPVLEAFNRQHKALWSLPVDGQGDLIRAGNRLYAVGEQTLSAVELPASTDAKPQVAWQQPISGTVARLLAADNRLYAVTQEGAIMAFAAPGEQTESIITESTPETKLAVDRAAMELAARILKQTEARTGYAVCVGGDNPDLLDAFLRLSPLQLVVLETDPHSVTALRKRFDARGEYGTRISVHQGTPTRFQAPQHIARVTIVSPSQVESLTSASLQQIYRSVRPYGGVIWIPAADERLESLKNMIRQAQLPKAEVTELADGLLIRRVGALPDSADWTHQYGDIANSVKSNDKRVKLPLGVLWFGGNSHDDVLPRHGHGPPEQVIGGRTFLEGMNSLSARDVYTGEVLWRREFDDLGTFGIYFNSTYEDTPLSTQYNQKHIPGANARGTNYIATTEEVYLAIGPECHVLSAVDGQTQRIIKLPDPKKDWAFIAVDQDILLAGNGFAHYGKRAQEKAGKDGPAATDLSASRGLIAFDRRSGEKLWQVDAVHSFLHNGIVAGRNRLYCLDKLPASAEKKLSRRGMADPSQYRILCLDLQTGKELWSTKESIFGSWLGYSEKHDLLLQAGARASDRLSDEVGQGMIAYQADDGSILWQKKDQKYTGPLVLHNDLIITSANSYQVSGGAFHIRDGSPYTITNPITREKEPLKFSRTYGCNYVIASENLLTFRSGAAGFYDLANQSGTGNFGGFKSSCTSNLVVANGVLNAPDYTRTCSCSYQNQTSLALIHMPEIEIWTNSQLQDAAESTGVVKQAGINFGAPGDRRADTGTLWLDYPSVGGESPDLAVTIANKNYRTFRHHALKINDSPSKPGLNWGAASGIEDPQKITIAIRQEDSAKQGEGIPVVSVDDDAEENSKGNVSMNSSDLELTMDGGDPQVVAIRFTDIPLSRTEELDAAYIQFTVDETGKKECQLKIQGELTVNSKPLMEAKHNLSSRKRTRAVVAWSPPAWTKVDAAGEAQRTPDLKPILDEIRQQPGWKPGNPISFIITGTGTRTARSYRGPTSGSARLVLKKKESATENRAEDVAAKTNENARRYSVRLTFNEPNMKLKVGERKFDVFLQGERVLQDFDILAETGQPMRSLVKEIPGVVVADQLVLEFKSVSSSQAVPLISGIELISED, from the coding sequence ATGACTCGTTCTATATCTTGCGTGCCGCTCCTGATCTGTCTGACGGTCTGTCTCTACAGTGTCTCAGTTCTGCAAGCAGGCGACTGGCCCATGTGGCGCTACGACGCCGGACATACGGCTTCTTCGCCTGATGCCCTGCCCGACCAGTTGACGCCTGTCTGGACCCGGAAATTCAGCCCCCGGAAACAGGTCTGGGATGATCCGTTAAACAATGACCTGATGACGTACGACAAAGTCTTTGAACCGGTCGTGTCTGGCCGACGGATGTTTGTCGGGTTTAACGACGCCGATAAACTCGTCGCTCTGGATACCCGGACCGGGGAGACGCTCTGGACGTTCTTCACCGATGGTCCCGTTCGTTTTTCGCCGGTTGCGACGGAAGACAGGGTCTACCTGGTCAGTGATGACGGACACCTCTATTGCCTCAACAGTAGCGACGGAACTTTGATCTGGAAGTTTCGTGGCGCGCCAGCGGCACAGAAGACATTGGGAAATCAGCGGGTGATTTCTGCCTGGCCTGCCCGCGGCGGTCCTGTTTTATACGACGATCAGATATATTTTGCAGCCAGTATCTGGCCGTTTATGGGGACGTTCATATATGCTCTGGATGCAGAGACCGGAACGGTCACCTGGGTAAATGATTCGACCAGTGCCAGCTACATCAAACAACCGCATAGCGCCCCTTCTTTTGCGGGTGTGGCGCCACAGGGCACGCTCGTGGCAACTGAAGAACTGCTGCTGGTGCCCGGCGGTCGTTCTGTTCCCGCAGCCCTGGATCGCAAGACAGGCGAATTGAAGTACTTTCATCTGGGAGGCAAAGGGAACGGCGGTTCGTTCGTCATCTCAGGCGAGAAAGAATTCTTTGTGCATACCCGCTATCGGGGAGTTCGCGCTTACAATCTGGAAACCGGATTGCCCAACCTGTACGTGCACAATGAACCGGTGCTCCACGACGAACAGATCTATTCCGCCAGTGTGAAAGATAAACAGCCGGTGCTGGAAGCCTTTAATCGCCAGCATAAGGCACTCTGGTCTCTCCCCGTCGATGGACAGGGAGATCTGATCCGAGCCGGAAATCGTCTCTACGCAGTTGGTGAGCAGACGCTTTCCGCTGTCGAACTGCCAGCCAGTACAGATGCCAAACCGCAGGTTGCCTGGCAACAACCTATTTCCGGAACCGTCGCTCGTTTACTGGCTGCAGATAACAGGCTCTACGCGGTCACTCAGGAGGGCGCGATCATGGCGTTCGCCGCACCAGGAGAGCAAACTGAATCCATAATCACGGAGTCCACACCTGAAACGAAACTAGCGGTCGATCGTGCTGCCATGGAACTAGCTGCCCGGATTCTGAAACAGACTGAAGCCCGTACCGGGTATGCAGTCTGCGTGGGCGGGGATAATCCTGATTTACTGGACGCTTTCCTGCGACTCTCTCCGTTGCAACTGGTGGTGCTGGAGACTGATCCGCATAGTGTCACTGCTCTTCGCAAACGTTTCGATGCTCGCGGGGAATATGGCACGCGTATCTCGGTTCACCAGGGAACTCCGACCCGTTTCCAGGCGCCACAGCACATTGCCCGGGTGACGATCGTCAGCCCTTCGCAGGTGGAATCGTTGACCAGTGCCTCTTTGCAGCAAATTTATCGCTCGGTTCGCCCGTATGGCGGTGTCATCTGGATTCCTGCAGCAGACGAGCGACTTGAGTCTCTCAAAAACATGATCCGTCAGGCGCAGCTTCCTAAAGCTGAGGTGACGGAACTGGCTGATGGTCTCCTGATTCGCCGAGTGGGGGCACTGCCTGACTCGGCTGACTGGACTCACCAGTATGGGGATATCGCGAACAGTGTGAAATCGAATGACAAGCGAGTCAAGCTCCCGTTGGGAGTTCTGTGGTTTGGCGGAAATTCGCACGACGATGTACTCCCGCGACACGGGCATGGCCCACCTGAGCAGGTGATCGGCGGTCGCACATTTCTGGAAGGCATGAACAGCCTGAGTGCCCGCGATGTTTACACGGGGGAAGTGCTCTGGAGACGTGAATTTGACGACCTGGGCACGTTTGGCATCTATTTTAATTCGACTTATGAAGACACGCCGCTCAGTACGCAGTACAACCAGAAACACATTCCCGGCGCGAACGCCCGTGGCACAAACTATATCGCCACAACTGAAGAGGTCTATCTGGCCATTGGTCCGGAGTGCCATGTGCTGAGTGCCGTTGATGGGCAGACGCAACGAATCATCAAACTGCCGGATCCTAAAAAAGACTGGGCCTTTATCGCTGTGGACCAGGATATCCTGCTGGCCGGAAATGGATTTGCTCATTATGGCAAACGGGCTCAGGAGAAAGCAGGCAAAGACGGCCCCGCGGCGACTGACTTGTCTGCCAGTCGGGGGTTGATTGCCTTTGATCGTCGGTCAGGAGAAAAGCTCTGGCAGGTCGATGCCGTGCATTCATTCTTACACAACGGAATCGTTGCGGGACGGAATCGGTTGTACTGCCTCGACAAACTCCCAGCGAGTGCCGAGAAAAAACTGTCGCGGCGCGGTATGGCTGATCCATCACAGTATCGCATTCTCTGCCTGGATCTGCAGACCGGGAAGGAACTCTGGTCGACCAAGGAAAGTATCTTTGGTTCCTGGCTGGGCTACTCTGAAAAACATGATCTGCTGTTGCAGGCCGGAGCCCGGGCCAGCGATCGCCTCAGTGATGAGGTGGGCCAGGGAATGATTGCCTACCAGGCCGATGACGGCTCCATCCTCTGGCAGAAGAAGGATCAGAAATATACCGGTCCGCTGGTGCTGCACAACGATCTGATTATCACTTCCGCCAATTCGTACCAGGTCTCAGGAGGCGCCTTTCACATCAGGGATGGCAGCCCTTATACGATTACGAATCCAATTACCCGCGAAAAAGAACCCCTGAAGTTTTCCCGCACCTATGGCTGCAATTATGTGATCGCCAGTGAGAATCTGCTGACGTTCCGATCCGGTGCTGCAGGTTTTTATGATCTGGCCAATCAGAGTGGGACCGGTAATTTCGGCGGGTTCAAATCGAGTTGTACTTCGAATCTGGTTGTGGCGAATGGTGTATTGAATGCCCCCGATTACACTCGCACCTGCAGTTGCTCCTATCAGAACCAGACCTCCCTGGCCTTAATCCATATGCCTGAAATCGAAATCTGGACCAACAGCCAGTTACAGGACGCTGCAGAGTCGACGGGAGTCGTGAAACAGGCGGGGATCAATTTCGGTGCCCCCGGGGATCGCAGGGCAGACACCGGTACTCTCTGGCTGGATTATCCCAGCGTGGGTGGGGAGTCTCCTGACTTAGCAGTCACCATCGCAAACAAAAACTATCGCACCTTCCGCCACCATGCACTTAAAATCAACGATTCACCGTCGAAACCGGGTTTGAACTGGGGCGCTGCCTCCGGCATTGAAGACCCACAGAAGATTACGATCGCCATCCGCCAGGAGGATTCAGCTAAACAAGGAGAAGGCATTCCGGTGGTGAGTGTCGACGATGACGCCGAAGAGAACTCCAAGGGGAACGTCAGCATGAACAGCAGCGATCTGGAACTGACGATGGATGGCGGTGATCCCCAGGTCGTGGCGATTCGTTTTACCGATATTCCCCTGTCACGCACCGAGGAACTGGATGCAGCCTATATTCAATTCACTGTCGATGAGACGGGTAAGAAAGAGTGCCAGCTGAAAATCCAGGGCGAGCTGACAGTTAATTCGAAACCGCTGATGGAAGCAAAACACAACCTCTCCAGCCGCAAACGGACGCGGGCTGTCGTTGCCTGGTCGCCCCCTGCCTGGACCAAAGTGGATGCTGCTGGAGAAGCACAACGGACACCCGATCTGAAACCGATTCTCGATGAAATTCGCCAGCAGCCTGGCTGGAAACCGGGTAACCCGATTTCATTTATCATCACCGGTACGGGCACACGCACGGCCCGCTCTTATCGGGGGCCGACTTCCGGATCGGCGCGACTGGTACTGAAAAAGAAAGAGTCAGCGACGGAGAACCGTGCTGAAGATGTCGCTGCGAAAACGAATGAAAATGCCCGACGCTATTCAGTTCGCCTGACCTTCAATGAACCGAACATGAAACTAAAAGTCGGGGAACGAAAGTTTGATGTGTTCCTGCAGGGAGAACGGGTGCTGCAGGACTTCGATATTCTGGCCGAGACTGGTCAACCCATGCGGAGCCTGGTTAAGGAAATCCCCGGAGTGGTTGTAGCCGATCAGCTGGTGCTGGAATTCAAGTCCGTCAGCAGTTCTCAAGCCGTCCCCCTGATCTCGGGAATCGAGCTGATCAGTGAGGACTGA
- the recJ gene encoding single-stranded-DNA-specific exonuclease RecJ — MTQNWRFAPHDESQVRRLSSEMRISPLLAQVLIARGLQDVGTARSFINARMNELLDPCSMPGIEEATDRVIAALNSKRRITIYGDYDVDGMTATSILLQCITLANGQCDYFIPNRLDDGYGLNCDAILELHEEDPERLLITVDCGITSVTEAALAKELGLELIITDHHQMDEELPAAACLVHPRLPGGDYEFPHLCGAGVALKLAWAVCQKLGDGQKASPQMREFLKCAVGLAAIGTIADVVPLVGENRIIVRYGLGALAELAPLGLQELMKVAEIKTGQPLDTEDIGFAIAPRLNAAGRLGQARLAVELLTTSNRERAVQLALYLDELNKNRRTVERRILKQAREMVEENAEWEEHQTLVLAHPDWHPGVIGIVANRVAEHFEKPTVLIALEAATRTGQGSARSFAGFDLHAGFSSCAEHLMRFGGHQAAAGLRIEEDKIEDFRQAFAAYAATAPPPSDDDLLVKIDAEVCLNEITKQAVLELDCLGPFGQENPRPQFVATRVELAEPPKTMGEGGRHLSLVFQQHKTRIRAIAFGKGEWASQMEEAGGPFSISFAPNINRFRGFESVQLQLKDWISETADTTVTS; from the coding sequence ATGACTCAAAACTGGCGATTTGCCCCCCACGATGAATCTCAGGTACGCCGCCTCAGTTCTGAAATGCGGATTTCTCCCCTGCTGGCCCAGGTTTTGATCGCCCGCGGGCTCCAGGATGTGGGCACCGCCCGCAGTTTTATCAACGCTCGCATGAATGAGCTACTCGATCCCTGCAGTATGCCCGGCATCGAAGAAGCTACCGACCGTGTGATCGCTGCCCTGAATTCAAAACGTCGGATCACTATCTACGGCGACTACGACGTCGATGGCATGACCGCCACCAGTATTCTGCTGCAGTGCATCACCCTGGCCAATGGACAATGTGACTATTTCATTCCCAACCGCCTGGATGATGGCTACGGACTGAACTGTGATGCCATTCTCGAATTACACGAAGAAGATCCAGAGCGGCTGTTGATTACGGTCGACTGTGGGATCACCAGTGTCACAGAGGCCGCTCTCGCAAAAGAACTCGGCCTGGAACTGATTATTACCGATCACCATCAGATGGATGAAGAGCTGCCGGCTGCGGCCTGTCTCGTGCATCCCCGCCTCCCCGGAGGCGACTATGAATTTCCTCACCTCTGTGGTGCCGGGGTCGCTTTGAAACTGGCCTGGGCCGTTTGTCAGAAACTGGGGGATGGCCAGAAAGCCTCTCCCCAGATGCGCGAGTTTCTCAAATGTGCCGTCGGATTGGCTGCAATTGGAACTATTGCCGATGTGGTTCCCCTCGTTGGTGAAAATCGGATTATTGTCCGCTACGGACTCGGGGCACTCGCAGAACTGGCTCCCCTGGGACTGCAGGAGCTGATGAAGGTCGCGGAGATCAAAACCGGTCAACCGCTTGATACCGAAGACATCGGCTTTGCCATCGCGCCCCGACTGAATGCCGCCGGTCGACTGGGACAGGCCCGCCTGGCGGTGGAACTGCTCACTACCAGTAATCGGGAGCGGGCCGTGCAGCTGGCACTCTACCTGGATGAACTCAATAAAAACCGTCGCACGGTCGAACGCCGGATTCTCAAACAGGCACGCGAGATGGTCGAAGAGAACGCCGAGTGGGAAGAGCACCAGACCCTGGTCCTTGCCCATCCGGACTGGCACCCCGGTGTGATCGGCATCGTTGCAAACCGAGTCGCCGAGCATTTTGAAAAACCAACGGTATTGATCGCCCTTGAAGCCGCGACCCGTACCGGTCAGGGATCGGCGCGGTCCTTCGCCGGCTTCGATCTGCATGCCGGTTTCTCATCCTGTGCTGAGCACCTGATGCGCTTCGGCGGTCACCAGGCTGCCGCAGGCTTGCGCATCGAAGAGGACAAAATTGAAGACTTTCGCCAGGCGTTCGCCGCCTATGCGGCTACGGCGCCCCCGCCATCAGACGACGATCTACTGGTGAAGATCGATGCGGAAGTCTGTCTGAACGAAATCACCAAACAGGCGGTGTTGGAACTGGATTGCCTGGGCCCGTTCGGGCAGGAGAATCCACGGCCTCAGTTTGTCGCCACCCGGGTCGAACTGGCCGAGCCTCCTAAAACGATGGGAGAAGGGGGACGGCACCTGTCGCTGGTCTTTCAGCAGCACAAAACCCGTATTCGTGCCATCGCCTTCGGCAAAGGAGAGTGGGCCAGCCAGATGGAAGAAGCCGGCGGTCCTTTTTCGATCAGCTTCGCTCCGAATATCAACCGCTTTCGTGGTTTTGAAAGCGTACAGCTCCAACTGAAAGACTGGATCTCCGAGACAGCTGATACCACCGTTACTTCCTGA
- the ilvN gene encoding acetolactate synthase small subunit: protein MKHVLSALVMNQPGVLAQISGMLASRSFNIESLAVGETEEPQFSRITFVVGDYNKLDQVRKQLEKLVTVVKVVDFSGQDFVERDLMLMKVATPGKTRSEIRELVEIFRAKIVDVSTENVMIEISGQESKINAFIDVMRPFGILEMVRTGRIALLRSEVVKAEAPSEEPVETA, encoded by the coding sequence ATGAAACACGTTCTTTCTGCTCTGGTCATGAATCAACCGGGTGTCCTGGCCCAGATTTCAGGCATGCTGGCCTCACGCTCTTTTAACATTGAGAGTCTGGCGGTCGGTGAAACCGAAGAACCCCAGTTTTCCCGAATTACTTTTGTCGTCGGCGATTACAACAAGCTGGATCAGGTCAGAAAACAGCTGGAAAAGCTGGTTACCGTAGTGAAAGTGGTCGATTTTTCCGGACAGGACTTTGTCGAACGCGACCTGATGCTGATGAAAGTGGCGACTCCCGGAAAAACCCGCTCAGAAATTCGCGAATTAGTCGAAATTTTCCGTGCGAAAATCGTTGACGTGAGCACCGAAAACGTAATGATCGAGATTTCCGGTCAGGAATCGAAGATCAATGCATTTATTGACGTGATGCGACCGTTTGGGATTCTTGAAATGGTTCGTACAGGTCGGATTGCCCTGTTACGCTCTGAAGTCGTGAAAGCAGAAGCTCCCTCTGAGGAACCTGTGGAAACAGCTTAA
- the ilvC gene encoding ketol-acid reductoisomerase, with translation MAVTIYYDDDADLSLLKDKTIAILGYGSQGHAQAQNLRDSGCNVIIGQRKGSENYDLAVSHGFEPVSIAEATKQGDLINILLPDEVQGDLYKSDILPNLSKGNLLLCSHGFNIHFNQVVPPAGVDAALVAPKGPGHLVRSEYVKGGGVPSLIALVEGASESTRQLALAYAKGIGGTRGGVIETSFAEETETDLFGEQVVLCGGVSELVKAGFDTLVEAGYQPEMAYFECMHELKLIVDLFYQGGLNYMRYSVSNTAEYGDYSSGPRIITDETRKEMKKILEEIQTGEFAKNWLLENKANQASFKAIRRLNRQHPIEAVGKELRRMMSWIDSKEV, from the coding sequence ATGGCAGTAACAATTTATTACGATGACGATGCAGACTTGTCGCTGTTGAAAGACAAAACCATTGCCATCCTCGGCTACGGAAGCCAGGGACACGCTCAAGCTCAAAACCTTCGCGACAGTGGCTGTAACGTCATTATCGGTCAGCGTAAAGGCAGTGAAAACTACGATCTGGCCGTCAGCCATGGATTCGAACCGGTCTCTATCGCAGAAGCCACCAAACAGGGCGATCTGATCAATATTCTGCTTCCCGACGAAGTTCAGGGAGATCTCTACAAGAGCGACATCCTGCCGAACCTGAGCAAAGGCAACCTGCTGCTCTGCTCACACGGTTTCAACATTCACTTCAACCAGGTTGTTCCGCCCGCTGGCGTTGACGCAGCCCTGGTTGCTCCCAAAGGCCCCGGCCACCTGGTTCGCAGCGAATACGTTAAAGGGGGCGGTGTTCCTTCGCTGATCGCTCTGGTTGAAGGGGCTTCTGAAAGCACCCGTCAACTGGCTCTGGCCTATGCAAAAGGCATCGGCGGTACTCGCGGTGGTGTGATCGAAACATCTTTCGCTGAAGAAACCGAAACCGACCTGTTCGGCGAGCAGGTTGTGCTCTGCGGTGGTGTCAGTGAACTGGTTAAAGCCGGTTTTGATACTCTGGTTGAAGCCGGATATCAGCCCGAAATGGCCTACTTCGAATGTATGCACGAACTCAAACTGATCGTCGACCTGTTCTACCAGGGTGGTCTGAACTACATGCGGTACAGTGTCTCCAACACTGCTGAATACGGCGATTACTCCAGCGGTCCGCGGATCATCACCGACGAAACCCGCAAGGAAATGAAGAAGATCCTGGAAGAAATCCAGACCGGTGAATTTGCGAAGAACTGGTTGCTCGAAAACAAAGCCAACCAGGCTTCCTTCAAGGCGATCCGTCGTCTGAACCGGCAGCATCCCATCGAAGCCGTTGGTAAAGAACTGCGGCGGATGATGAGCTGGATTGATTCCAAAGAGGTCTAA
- a CDS encoding radical SAM protein, whose amino-acid sequence MTSSLPLHSQHQRTYHENKFVYPVLSRRSKGISIGVNLNPDKICNFDCIYCQVDRREESETRFVGFDQLLQELDHMLKFVLSGEIYQDEKFQSVPQELRRLNDIAFSGDGEPTTYKNFDQIVAAVADLKRKHGANDVKLVLISNASMFHRPGTQAALKIFDENQGEVWAKLDAGTEEYFKLIDRTKIRFSQILENITAAAKQRPIVIQSLFMLVNEEPPSDAEIDAYCARLNEFVAAGGQIKLVQVYTIARSTAEAYVTSLKSGQVDEIARKVREATGLTTEVYYGNAD is encoded by the coding sequence ATGACCTCTTCACTCCCCCTGCACTCCCAACACCAGCGCACTTATCACGAGAATAAGTTCGTCTACCCGGTTTTATCCCGGCGGAGTAAGGGAATTTCTATCGGCGTGAACCTGAATCCGGACAAGATCTGCAACTTTGACTGTATCTACTGTCAGGTGGATCGCCGTGAGGAGTCAGAAACACGATTCGTGGGCTTCGATCAGCTGCTGCAGGAGCTCGATCATATGCTCAAGTTCGTGCTGAGTGGTGAGATCTACCAGGACGAAAAGTTCCAATCAGTCCCCCAGGAATTACGCCGCCTGAATGACATCGCCTTTTCCGGTGATGGTGAACCAACAACTTACAAGAACTTTGACCAGATTGTGGCTGCCGTTGCTGATCTTAAGCGCAAGCATGGCGCAAATGACGTCAAGTTGGTCCTGATCAGCAATGCAAGCATGTTTCACCGACCGGGCACACAGGCTGCCTTGAAGATTTTCGATGAGAATCAGGGAGAGGTCTGGGCAAAGCTGGATGCGGGAACGGAAGAGTACTTTAAACTCATCGATCGCACGAAAATCCGATTTTCACAGATCTTGGAGAACATCACCGCAGCTGCAAAACAGCGGCCAATTGTGATTCAGAGCCTGTTCATGCTCGTGAATGAGGAGCCGCCGAGTGATGCGGAAATCGACGCTTATTGCGCGCGTCTGAATGAATTCGTCGCAGCGGGAGGGCAGATCAAGCTGGTGCAGGTCTATACGATTGCCCGCAGTACAGCGGAAGCTTATGTGACTTCCCTCAAGTCAGGACAGGTCGATGAGATTGCCCGTAAAGTGCGCGAAGCGACCGGTTTGACGACCGAAGTCTATTACGGCAACGCCGACTGA
- a CDS encoding DUF4912 domain-containing protein: protein MSPAILKSLESQTRRDLAATAKSHGIAGWHGMRKQELVNAIAKIKMAKSKPKRKTTTSSNKKSTSSSPIPSSTPNPAAVPAYPSQNSTTQTPSEQPARIQKLLKSNSQKPQSDRMLPTSESVETKLTAQVKDSHWLMANWTITQSSLDRAKAALGAYWYQAVPVIRVYDITTNENSRTSKAYVKDVEVKIDSGLWFVQIDQPARSYKLQLGFVTPQNKFFGLVYSHKLTPPMPEVCDKGGRIKRRLDNNYSATRSRRYTSRAENGNGVPSRLALPLSLDPSGESNGSRAKQAKKEFHVETELLIHGTSDPQAEVTLLGEKIPVSKEGRFALRLSLPNGRQVIPAVNTSSNKRRQQTIVLAIERNTKDLEPVQLDE, encoded by the coding sequence ATGTCCCCAGCGATTCTAAAGTCCCTTGAGAGCCAAACACGTCGCGATTTAGCGGCCACAGCCAAATCTCACGGAATTGCAGGCTGGCACGGTATGCGTAAGCAAGAACTGGTCAATGCCATCGCGAAAATCAAGATGGCGAAGTCCAAGCCCAAACGCAAAACCACCACATCCAGCAATAAAAAATCTACCAGCTCTTCTCCAATCCCTTCTTCTACTCCGAACCCGGCAGCTGTCCCTGCTTATCCCTCTCAGAATTCGACCACTCAAACTCCTTCCGAACAACCAGCTCGGATCCAGAAGCTTCTCAAATCGAATAGTCAGAAGCCTCAGAGTGATCGAATGCTCCCCACTTCAGAATCAGTTGAGACAAAACTCACCGCACAGGTCAAAGACTCTCACTGGTTAATGGCGAACTGGACAATTACTCAATCCAGTCTGGATCGGGCAAAAGCAGCCCTGGGGGCCTACTGGTATCAGGCCGTTCCGGTGATTCGTGTCTACGACATCACAACCAACGAGAACAGCCGCACCAGCAAAGCCTATGTGAAAGATGTCGAAGTCAAAATTGATTCCGGTCTGTGGTTTGTCCAGATCGATCAACCGGCCCGCTCTTACAAACTGCAACTGGGTTTTGTGACTCCGCAAAACAAGTTTTTCGGACTGGTCTACTCGCACAAACTCACACCTCCGATGCCGGAAGTCTGTGATAAAGGCGGACGCATCAAGCGTCGACTGGACAACAACTATTCCGCAACCCGTTCGCGGCGTTATACATCCCGTGCGGAAAACGGAAATGGCGTTCCCTCACGACTCGCTTTACCTTTAAGTCTGGATCCCAGCGGCGAATCAAACGGTTCCCGTGCCAAGCAGGCGAAAAAGGAATTCCATGTTGAAACGGAACTGTTGATTCACGGCACCTCCGATCCCCAGGCAGAAGTGACACTGCTCGGCGAAAAGATCCCGGTCAGCAAGGAAGGGCGTTTTGCCCTGCGGTTGAGCCTGCCCAACGGGCGTCAGGTGATTCCTGCAGTCAACACATCATCCAACAAGCGACGTCAGCAGACGATCGTTCTGGCTATCGAACGGAATACCAAAGATCTGGAACCCGTTCAACTCGACGAATAA
- a CDS encoding AtpZ/AtpI family protein, with product MLTATRSSVFDTSSKATSMPQPDRRGRSALVEAHQWVSRLTTVSLEMVLPAFLGYWLDKQWGTLPWLTAVGAVFGFIAGMMHLLQMAKEAEQKERKRKDRSTDKKNSNQRDDQSSATDS from the coding sequence GTGCTGACTGCGACACGATCTTCTGTTTTTGATACATCATCGAAAGCAACCTCCATGCCTCAACCGGACCGGCGCGGTCGTTCTGCCCTGGTAGAAGCCCATCAATGGGTCAGCCGCCTGACAACAGTCAGTCTGGAAATGGTGCTACCTGCTTTTCTGGGTTATTGGCTCGACAAGCAGTGGGGGACACTGCCCTGGCTGACCGCAGTTGGTGCCGTGTTTGGTTTTATAGCCGGGATGATGCATTTGCTGCAAATGGCTAAAGAAGCCGAGCAGAAGGAACGAAAAAGGAAAGATCGGTCAACCGACAAAAAGAATTCAAATCAGAGAGATGACCAATCGTCTGCAACAGACTCCTGA
- the atpB gene encoding F0F1 ATP synthase subunit A, translating into MLLQLIAVAFLFFVFRGLAKRAAGGQVVTGRWWNFWESIVIYMRDEVVRPTIGEGHHHDDDDHDHGHHHEQQVGHPADKYLPFVLSCFFYVLICNLLGAIPWLGSATGELNVTIALAFTTFCAVIMYGVRELGFFRFWMSLAPSMELPFLLKIILVPMIWVIELVGFLIKHAVLAIRLFANIMAGHTVIAVFLGFIALTADSSMWAVVMPSSIIAQVLVGLLELFVAFLQAYVFAFLATLFIGTAVHPH; encoded by the coding sequence ATGCTGCTTCAGCTGATCGCAGTCGCATTCCTGTTCTTTGTTTTCCGGGGACTGGCGAAACGGGCCGCAGGCGGTCAGGTCGTCACCGGACGCTGGTGGAACTTCTGGGAATCCATCGTGATCTACATGCGGGACGAAGTCGTCCGGCCGACCATCGGTGAAGGACATCACCACGATGATGACGATCACGATCATGGTCACCACCACGAACAACAGGTGGGACACCCTGCCGATAAATATCTGCCGTTCGTGCTCTCCTGCTTCTTCTACGTTCTGATCTGCAACCTGCTGGGTGCGATTCCCTGGCTGGGTTCGGCAACAGGCGAGTTGAACGTGACGATCGCACTGGCCTTCACCACATTCTGTGCCGTCATCATGTACGGCGTCAGAGAACTGGGTTTCTTCCGCTTCTGGATGTCGCTGGCACCGTCGATGGAACTGCCTTTTCTGCTCAAGATTATTCTGGTCCCCATGATCTGGGTGATCGAGCTGGTCGGCTTTCTGATTAAGCATGCCGTACTGGCCATTCGATTGTTTGCCAATATCATGGCAGGTCATACCGTGATTGCCGTTTTCCTCGGCTTCATCGCTTTGACTGCTGATTCAAGTATGTGGGCCGTAGTGATGCCTTCCAGCATCATTGCCCAGGTCCTCGTTGGTCTGTTGGAACTGTTCGTTGCATTCCTCCAGGCATATGTGTTTGCGTTTCTTGCAACTCTGTTTATCGGAACCGCAGTACATCCTCACTGA